One window of the Asticcacaulis sp. SL142 genome contains the following:
- a CDS encoding response regulator transcription factor: protein MCSSALSRALSGVIIAVIDDDESVREALISLLRSFGYATLSFASAEQFLSDARHEAIGLVITDVQMPGMGGLGLQDQMRTQGPNIPRLFMTAYPEKDIEARALAGGASCFLRKPFEAETLIACVEAALKG, encoded by the coding sequence GTGTGTAGTTCCGCGCTTTCCCGAGCACTGAGTGGTGTTATCATCGCCGTTATCGATGATGATGAATCCGTGCGTGAAGCGCTGATCAGTCTGCTGCGATCCTTCGGTTATGCCACGCTGTCGTTCGCCTCGGCCGAGCAATTCCTTAGCGACGCCCGGCATGAGGCCATCGGCCTTGTCATCACCGACGTTCAGATGCCCGGCATGGGGGGTCTGGGGTTACAGGATCAGATGCGCACCCAGGGCCCGAATATTCCGCGCCTGTTTATGACCGCCTATCCGGAAAAAGACATTGAGGCCCGCGCCCTGGCGGGCGGGGCCTCCTGTTTCCTGCGTAAGCCATTTGAGGCTGAAACGCTGATCGCCTGCGTCGAGGCAGCCCTTAAGGGTTAA
- the metE gene encoding 5-methyltetrahydropteroyltriglutamate--homocysteine S-methyltransferase gives MIPVASLGTPRIGLKRELKFALESYWSGKSDQATLLQTAKDLRAVNWARQKARGVDIIPSNDFSLYDQVLDTSLMVGAIPAIYGEAVDLDTYFAMARGSQAGHVETCEHGHVHGNGHGVSAQEMTKWFDTNYHYMVPEFNDDQTFKLTSLKAVEEFLEAKALGYHTRPVLVGPVTFLKLGKGLANPLSLIERLIPVYVEVLKALADAGADWVQIDEPVLVLDGDAETTAALQKTYAAFAKEVPQISIMLASYFGGLGDNLETAVNLPVAGLHVDLVRAPEQLEAVVQAAPKTLTLSLGVIDGRNIWRANLPAVLERLKIVADRGNLQIAPSCSLLHVPIDLNLETARIPKSVQRFSDSNARQNKGLDEDVKSWLAFSLQKMDELSVMSKALSGGDVATELTASAEAAAARAASPKVHDAAVKARLKAVTPDQAQRKHAFAIRADLQRQAFNLPAFPTTTIGSFPQTSEVRKARSDHAKGAIDDSQYDAFLKAETERAIRWQEDIGLDVLVHGEFERNDMVQYFGEQLSGFAFTKHGWVQSYGSRCVRPPVLYGDVSRPEPMTVSWWQYAQSLTERPVKGMLTGPVTILNWSFVRDDQPRSETCRQIALAIRDEVSDLENAGAKMIQIDEAALREGLPLRRGDWQAYLDWAVEAFRLCSTGVSNDTQIHTHMCYSEFNDIMDAVANMDADVISIETSRSKMELLDVFKSKKYPNEIGPGVYDIHSPRVPEVSEMTELMSLARQRLNDAQLWVNPDCGLKTRKWDEVRPALVNMVAAAKSLRETA, from the coding sequence ATTATCCCCGTCGCATCTTTAGGCACCCCGCGTATCGGCCTTAAGCGCGAACTTAAATTCGCCCTCGAATCTTACTGGTCGGGCAAGTCCGACCAAGCAACTCTCCTGCAAACCGCCAAAGATTTGCGTGCCGTCAACTGGGCGCGGCAAAAGGCGCGCGGGGTCGATATCATCCCGTCGAATGATTTTTCCTTATATGATCAGGTGCTGGACACCAGCCTGATGGTCGGGGCGATTCCGGCGATTTATGGCGAGGCGGTTGACCTCGATACCTATTTCGCGATGGCGCGCGGCAGTCAGGCGGGTCACGTCGAGACCTGCGAACATGGCCATGTTCATGGCAACGGGCATGGCGTGTCGGCGCAGGAAATGACCAAATGGTTCGACACCAATTATCACTACATGGTGCCGGAATTTAACGATGATCAGACATTCAAACTGACATCGTTAAAAGCCGTCGAAGAGTTTTTAGAGGCCAAGGCGCTGGGTTATCACACCCGTCCGGTTCTGGTCGGGCCGGTCACCTTCCTTAAGCTGGGCAAGGGGCTGGCGAACCCCCTGTCGTTGATTGAGCGCCTGATCCCGGTCTATGTCGAGGTGCTGAAAGCGCTGGCGGACGCTGGCGCTGACTGGGTGCAGATCGATGAGCCGGTACTGGTGCTGGACGGGGATGCTGAAACGACGGCCGCCCTGCAAAAAACCTACGCAGCATTCGCCAAAGAGGTGCCGCAAATCAGCATAATGCTGGCCAGTTATTTCGGTGGGTTGGGCGATAATCTGGAGACGGCGGTGAACTTGCCGGTCGCGGGTCTGCATGTCGATCTGGTGCGCGCACCGGAGCAGCTTGAAGCGGTTGTGCAGGCTGCACCAAAGACGCTTACCCTTTCGCTGGGTGTCATCGATGGCCGCAATATCTGGCGCGCCAATCTGCCCGCCGTGCTTGAGCGCCTGAAAATTGTCGCCGACCGTGGCAACCTTCAGATCGCGCCGTCCTGTTCGCTGCTGCATGTGCCGATCGACCTTAATCTGGAGACTGCGCGCATTCCGAAAAGCGTGCAGCGGTTTTCGGATTCAAATGCGCGACAAAACAAAGGGCTCGATGAGGATGTCAAATCCTGGCTGGCCTTTTCGCTGCAAAAAATGGACGAATTGTCGGTAATGTCCAAAGCGCTGTCGGGTGGTGATGTGGCCACCGAACTGACCGCCTCGGCAGAGGCCGCCGCGGCCCGCGCCGCCTCGCCCAAGGTCCATGATGCGGCGGTTAAGGCGCGTCTCAAAGCCGTGACGCCAGATCAGGCTCAGCGCAAACATGCCTTTGCCATTCGCGCCGACCTGCAACGTCAGGCGTTTAACCTGCCCGCCTTTCCTACCACCACTATCGGCTCGTTCCCGCAAACCTCTGAGGTGCGCAAGGCCCGTTCGGATCACGCCAAGGGTGCCATCGACGATTCGCAATACGACGCCTTCCTGAAAGCCGAGACTGAACGCGCCATCCGCTGGCAGGAAGACATCGGGCTTGATGTGCTGGTCCACGGCGAGTTCGAGCGCAACGACATGGTGCAGTATTTCGGTGAGCAGTTATCCGGCTTTGCCTTCACCAAACACGGCTGGGTGCAGTCCTATGGTTCGCGTTGCGTGCGCCCGCCGGTGCTGTATGGTGATGTCTCGCGACCTGAACCGATGACGGTTTCATGGTGGCAATATGCCCAAAGCCTCACTGAGAGGCCGGTCAAGGGGATGCTGACCGGGCCGGTGACCATCCTCAATTGGTCGTTTGTGCGTGATGATCAGCCGCGCTCGGAAACTTGCCGCCAGATTGCGCTCGCCATCCGCGATGAGGTGTCTGACCTTGAAAACGCAGGGGCTAAGATGATCCAGATCGATGAAGCGGCCCTGCGCGAAGGTTTGCCGCTGCGGCGCGGCGACTGGCAAGCCTATCTCGACTGGGCGGTCGAGGCGTTTCGGTTGTGCTCGACTGGCGTATCCAATGACACCCAGATCCACACCCACATGTGCTATTCGGAGTTCAACGACATCATGGACGCCGTGGCGAACATGGACGCTGATGTGATTTCTATTGAGACATCACGCTCCAAGATGGAACTGCTCGATGTCTTCAAATCGAAAAAGTATCCAAATGAGATCGGGCCGGGCGTCTATGACATCCATAGTCCGCGCGTACCGGAGGTGAGTGAAATGACCGAGTTGATGTCACTGGCGCGGCAACGGCTTAATGATGCCCAGCTTTGGGTCAATCCCGACTGCGGCCTGAAAACCCGTAAGTGGGATGAGGTCAGGCCGGCTCTGGTCAACATGGTGGCCGCGGCTAAGTCACTGCGCGAAACGGCTTAA
- a CDS encoding NADPH cytochrome P450 oxidoreductase family protein, whose amino-acid sequence MGLSQIIAEVQGDPVTWAWVLGATALYLIMCAVIWAGERKKARLKREAAAGATPWLVVYASQTGQAEEIATATLKRLTDGGQVARIIDMADLKLSDLESAQHVLCVASTTGDGDAPDSVLGFEAKVMNDGAVLSHLDYAVLALGDKSYADFCAFGRKVYDWLRASGAKPYFEVIEVDDLDPVALNRWYGNLSDLGAKSEAFDPKAAYGAWQLKARECLNPDSDASKLYRVVLEPESGDLPDWQAGDLAEIMTPDGHVRDYSLASLPVQGAVELYVRAVIKDDGARGLGSGLLTHDLSVGQTVMLRTKPHKNFHTPEGDGPLLLIAAGSGLAGLNAHIDARLSVGHKANWVIYGERHPIRDGALCKALTARVQAGELSDLSLCFSRPDSCQRTYVQDALSTASDRVRDFLTGGGAVMVCGGLSMGQGVDKALRTIMGDDWADQALADGRYRRDLY is encoded by the coding sequence ATGGGATTGTCGCAGATCATAGCCGAGGTGCAGGGCGATCCGGTCACATGGGCCTGGGTGCTGGGGGCAACTGCGCTTTACCTGATCATGTGCGCGGTGATATGGGCCGGTGAGCGGAAAAAAGCGCGCCTCAAGCGTGAGGCGGCGGCAGGTGCGACCCCGTGGCTGGTCGTCTATGCCTCCCAGACCGGTCAAGCCGAAGAGATTGCGACGGCGACACTTAAGCGCCTCACAGACGGCGGGCAGGTCGCGCGCATTATCGATATGGCTGACCTGAAACTGAGTGATCTGGAAAGCGCGCAGCATGTCCTGTGTGTGGCCTCGACGACTGGCGATGGCGATGCGCCTGATAGTGTCTTGGGGTTCGAGGCCAAGGTCATGAACGATGGCGCGGTTCTCAGTCACCTTGATTATGCGGTGCTGGCTCTTGGCGATAAGTCCTATGCCGATTTTTGTGCGTTTGGGCGTAAGGTTTATGACTGGCTGCGGGCCAGCGGGGCCAAGCCCTATTTTGAGGTGATCGAGGTCGATGATCTTGATCCGGTGGCGCTGAACCGGTGGTATGGAAATCTGTCGGATCTAGGGGCCAAGTCGGAGGCATTTGATCCCAAAGCGGCTTACGGTGCATGGCAATTGAAAGCGCGCGAATGCCTTAACCCCGACAGTGACGCCTCGAAACTTTACCGAGTGGTTCTGGAGCCCGAAAGCGGCGACTTGCCGGATTGGCAGGCCGGTGATCTGGCAGAAATCATGACCCCAGATGGCCATGTCCGTGACTATTCGCTGGCGTCCCTGCCGGTCCAAGGCGCGGTTGAACTCTATGTGCGGGCGGTCATCAAGGATGACGGTGCGCGCGGTCTGGGGTCGGGCCTGCTGACCCATGACTTAAGTGTCGGTCAGACGGTTATGCTGCGCACAAAACCGCACAAAAATTTCCATACCCCTGAAGGTGACGGGCCGCTGCTGCTGATCGCGGCGGGGTCGGGCCTTGCCGGGCTCAATGCCCATATTGATGCGCGGTTGTCGGTGGGCCATAAGGCCAATTGGGTCATCTATGGCGAGCGCCATCCGATCCGCGATGGCGCCCTGTGCAAGGCGCTGACGGCGCGCGTGCAGGCCGGTGAGTTGAGCGATCTCAGTTTGTGTTTCTCCCGGCCCGACAGCTGCCAGCGCACCTATGTGCAGGATGCCCTGAGTACCGCCTCTGATCGGGTGCGCGATTTTCTGACGGGTGGCGGCGCGGTTATGGTCTGCGGCGGGCTGTCGATGGGGCAGGGGGTCGATAAGGCCCTGCGCACGATCATGGGCGATGATTGGGCGGATCAGGCTCTGGCTGACGGACGCTATCGCCGCGATCTTTACTGA
- a CDS encoding FAD:protein FMN transferase, which produces MFVAAPDDVRIFIPPVNVPQKPPADAIITTLSGQAFGTSWQVKAVLGRGDATEARARIEACLDEIDAQMSPYRPSSDLCRFNGAGPWQHVTLPPMLLGVVAKAVEVAQLTDGAFDPCLLEAVETWGFGSRAVDTGLPPEPVRDGLKTRPSDWRDLVVQDGGLIHPEDLRLDLNAIAKGYAVDCLMDILRDEFDVVSALVEIGGELKGIGARPDGQPWWVEIDRVPGATFGRSLIALCDQAVAVSGDWRRYFVHDDKTYAHTIDPVTGCPLDNRMAGAVVMDKDCWRADALATALMVMGAARAMAFCAQHGVAALIMVRDDEHIIERLSPLMAAYGTEE; this is translated from the coding sequence ATGTTTGTGGCCGCGCCAGACGATGTGCGCATCTTTATCCCGCCGGTCAATGTGCCGCAAAAGCCGCCTGCCGATGCCATCATCACGACCTTGAGCGGACAGGCGTTTGGCACGTCATGGCAGGTCAAGGCGGTCTTGGGGCGGGGTGATGCGACTGAGGCGCGGGCGCGGATTGAGGCCTGTCTGGACGAGATCGACGCTCAGATGTCGCCCTATAGGCCGTCATCGGATTTGTGCCGGTTCAACGGGGCAGGGCCGTGGCAGCATGTGACGCTGCCGCCTATGTTACTGGGTGTGGTGGCTAAGGCGGTTGAGGTCGCGCAATTGACGGACGGCGCGTTTGATCCGTGTCTGCTGGAGGCGGTTGAGACCTGGGGGTTTGGATCGCGCGCGGTCGATACCGGCCTCCCGCCAGAGCCGGTGCGGGACGGGCTGAAAACGCGACCTTCTGACTGGCGCGATTTGGTGGTGCAGGACGGCGGGCTGATCCATCCCGAAGATCTGCGGCTTGATCTCAACGCCATCGCTAAGGGCTATGCCGTTGATTGCCTGATGGATATTCTGCGCGATGAATTCGATGTCGTGTCGGCTTTGGTCGAAATCGGCGGGGAGTTGAAGGGGATCGGCGCGCGCCCTGATGGTCAGCCATGGTGGGTGGAGATTGATCGGGTGCCGGGTGCAACATTTGGGCGTAGTCTGATCGCACTTTGTGATCAGGCGGTGGCGGTGTCCGGCGACTGGCGGCGCTATTTTGTGCATGATGATAAGACCTACGCCCATACGATTGATCCCGTCACCGGATGCCCTCTTGATAATCGCATGGCGGGGGCGGTGGTGATGGACAAAGATTGCTGGCGCGCCGATGCTCTGGCCACCGCCCTGATGGTGATGGGGGCTGCCCGCGCTATGGCATTTTGTGCGCAGCACGGCGTTGCCGCTCTTATTATGGTGCGGGACGATGAGCATATAATTGAACGCTTAAGCCCGCTGATGGCGGCCTATGGGACTGAAGAGTAA
- a CDS encoding DUF2271 domain-containing protein → MFKVTQVSGWGAAFAVAGGMGAAAGASAAELAVTVEVPRLTVAEYHKPYVAGWIETADGAHAGNLFVWYDVKMKDDGGKKWLKDMRAWWRKSGRSLTTMPDGLASATKAPGRQTVNFTQANGLKGIKPGQYNLVIEASREAGGLEIVRVPLNLTKASNGSGKGASELGAISYTYKP, encoded by the coding sequence ATGTTCAAAGTTACTCAGGTTTCGGGTTGGGGGGCCGCGTTTGCCGTGGCTGGGGGTATGGGGGCCGCGGCGGGCGCATCTGCCGCCGAGCTTGCCGTCACCGTCGAGGTGCCGCGCCTGACCGTCGCCGAATACCATAAGCCCTATGTGGCTGGCTGGATTGAAACGGCTGATGGGGCGCACGCCGGCAATCTGTTTGTCTGGTACGACGTCAAGATGAAGGACGACGGCGGCAAGAAGTGGCTCAAGGATATGCGCGCCTGGTGGCGCAAAAGCGGCCGTTCCCTGACCACTATGCCTGACGGTCTGGCCTCAGCCACCAAGGCACCGGGCCGCCAGACAGTGAACTTTACGCAGGCCAATGGCCTGAAAGGCATCAAGCCGGGCCAGTATAACCTTGTCATCGAAGCCTCACGCGAAGCCGGTGGCCTTGAGATCGTGCGCGTGCCACTCAACCTGACCAAGGCGTCGAACGGTTCGGGTAAAGGGGCCAGCGAGCTGGGGGCCATCAGCTACACCTATAAGCCGTAA